One window of the Bacillus alkalicellulosilyticus genome contains the following:
- a CDS encoding DUF4258 domain-containing protein, which yields MKNQNKLKEIKKVLMAGVGYIRMGRHTKDRMYKRGYTKGDMVSAILKGNIVEIQFENNSFKYVIEGRDKSNNPIVVVLLEEGRYEFLVVTVMPPTDNKRFSDCI from the coding sequence ATGAAAAATCAAAACAAGTTGAAAGAAATCAAAAAGGTACTTATGGCTGGCGTTGGTTATATTCGTATGGGTAGACATACCAAAGATAGAATGTATAAACGAGGCTATACAAAAGGAGACATGGTAAGTGCAATTCTTAAAGGGAACATAGTAGAAATTCAATTTGAAAACAATAGTTTCAAATATGTAATTGAAGGAAGAGATAAAAGCAACAATCCTATTGTAGTTGTTCTGTTAGAAGAAGGACGTTATGAATTCTTAGTCGTAACCGTTATGCCTCCAACAGACAATAAACGATTTTCGGATTGTATCTAA
- a CDS encoding helix-turn-helix transcriptional regulator, giving the protein MTFTKFEDILSLEDDVERLIILRKRLGKSQYQIAKDLGVSTSYIGQIENYKYPFTDSLRDKINNYLRQEKEIDAQDLFSAL; this is encoded by the coding sequence ATGACGTTTACTAAATTTGAAGATATCTTATCTCTAGAAGATGATGTAGAACGTTTAATCATACTAAGAAAACGGTTAGGGAAGAGTCAATATCAAATAGCAAAGGATTTAGGTGTTTCTACGAGTTATATTGGTCAAATAGAAAATTATAAATACCCTTTTACCGATAGTTTGAGAGACAAAATTAATAATTATCTGCGACAGGAGAAGGAGATTGATGCACAAGACTTATTTAGCGCTCTCTAA
- a CDS encoding Rad52/Rad22 family DNA repair protein: MEKYCRGVRLSKEEIKAELIKPFPPEEIEWRVLRCWKSQNGQWAVVCPYVSNRAIMNRLDDIFGIDGWENEIKEIHSGIMCGLTIFMNNQAITKWDGADTTNIESTKGGISNAMKRCAVQFGIGRYLYYLEEFRVQVHPDRNAGPYYVKDKSGVQGYWKSPRLPEWAIPESYRGSTEEEQKSQNTGKGNNTKEEQINKVLNEIRKMERIVGLANSPQYITRIFNKRNPNYTISNPEQIQTAPYTELVNYYKVLRPVGNLCLIGKDNNLQVSDLLSYVSQCKGGQTFTNIFSLFFTITNEDVKRVVQMITNNTRQGNGSYHSA, translated from the coding sequence GTGGAAAAATATTGTAGAGGTGTTAGATTATCTAAAGAGGAAATTAAAGCGGAACTTATTAAGCCGTTTCCTCCTGAAGAAATTGAATGGCGTGTATTAAGATGTTGGAAGTCACAAAACGGACAGTGGGCTGTTGTATGTCCTTACGTATCTAATCGGGCAATTATGAATCGATTAGATGATATCTTCGGTATTGATGGCTGGGAAAACGAAATAAAGGAAATTCATAGTGGAATTATGTGTGGACTTACCATTTTTATGAATAACCAGGCAATCACTAAATGGGATGGTGCTGATACTACGAATATTGAATCTACCAAAGGTGGGATTTCTAATGCCATGAAACGTTGTGCGGTTCAATTTGGTATTGGGCGCTACCTTTACTATTTAGAAGAATTTCGTGTACAGGTTCACCCAGATAGGAATGCAGGTCCTTATTATGTGAAGGATAAAAGTGGAGTGCAAGGATATTGGAAATCACCTCGCCTTCCAGAATGGGCTATTCCAGAATCTTATCGTGGTTCTACTGAAGAGGAACAAAAATCCCAAAATACAGGGAAAGGCAACAACACAAAAGAGGAGCAAATCAATAAAGTACTTAATGAGATTCGTAAAATGGAACGTATCGTTGGATTGGCTAATTCACCACAATATATTACTAGAATTTTTAATAAGCGCAATCCTAACTATACGATTTCTAATCCTGAACAAATTCAAACGGCCCCATACACTGAGTTGGTCAATTATTACAAGGTTTTACGTCCAGTTGGAAATCTTTGTCTCATCGGAAAAGATAACAACTTGCAAGTATCAGACCTACTTTCGTATGTGAGTCAATGTAAAGGTGGACAAACATTTACGAACATATTCTCTTTGTTCTTTACTATCACAAATGAAGATGTCAAGAGAGTGGTTCAAATGATTACAAACAATACAAGACAAGGGAATGGTTCTTACCATTCTGCTTAA
- the dnaN gene encoding DNA polymerase III subunit beta, which yields MKFEITKDIIVGAFNKVVKVVKNNTHIPILQGILVEVSFDEIKITGSDSRETVVTKIVVDGENVKVMEEGNTVFPRQIAEIVKKSGSSVAFSLENFTNTITSGKSEFKLNSFDPKEYPRFPDIELRQPNLVVTGEQFKDMVRKTVFAASKSDTRPVLTGVLMEIQEDCIELVCTDSHRLAMVTQKAVSPVPMQLIVSADSLANASKVFDMDKDVELFTISESQHVLLRNGETIFLSRLLDGNFPQIKQAIPKKFANVVKINRNDLLNGFELIRGIANIADNETKGVAKLHVNGVASLSSYEAQTGKGKVDIVYDEVIGDEPEFTISCSIAYVIDSLKSLDSGTVDICYNDPLQPIIIAPSEESDFKEVQLLAAVRASN from the coding sequence ATGAAATTTGAAATTACTAAGGACATTATTGTTGGAGCATTTAACAAAGTCGTAAAGGTCGTTAAAAATAACACCCATATTCCAATTTTACAAGGGATACTTGTTGAAGTCTCGTTTGATGAAATTAAGATAACGGGTTCTGATTCAAGAGAAACTGTCGTAACAAAAATTGTTGTTGATGGGGAGAATGTAAAAGTAATGGAAGAAGGTAATACGGTTTTTCCAAGACAAATTGCTGAAATTGTTAAGAAGTCGGGTAGTTCTGTTGCATTTTCACTTGAAAACTTCACAAATACAATTACGTCTGGAAAAAGTGAATTTAAGCTTAATAGTTTTGATCCAAAAGAGTATCCTCGTTTTCCTGATATTGAACTAAGGCAACCTAACTTAGTTGTTACAGGAGAACAATTCAAAGATATGGTTCGTAAGACGGTGTTCGCTGCTAGTAAAAGTGATACAAGACCTGTTTTAACCGGTGTATTAATGGAAATTCAAGAAGATTGTATTGAGTTAGTGTGTACAGATAGTCACAGGTTGGCTATGGTCACACAAAAAGCTGTTTCACCTGTACCAATGCAATTGATTGTTTCAGCTGATTCACTGGCCAATGCAAGTAAGGTCTTTGATATGGATAAAGATGTGGAATTGTTTACAATAAGTGAAAGTCAGCATGTATTGTTGCGAAATGGAGAGACGATTTTTCTCTCTCGCTTATTGGATGGGAATTTCCCTCAAATAAAACAAGCGATTCCAAAGAAATTTGCCAATGTTGTTAAAATAAATCGCAACGATCTACTTAATGGCTTTGAGCTTATAAGGGGCATCGCGAATATTGCAGACAACGAAACAAAAGGTGTTGCCAAACTACATGTAAATGGTGTCGCTTCCCTATCTTCTTATGAAGCACAAACAGGGAAAGGGAAAGTTGATATTGTTTATGATGAAGTGATTGGGGATGAACCAGAGTTTACAATATCTTGTTCCATTGCCTATGTGATTGATTCTTTGAAATCACTTGATAGTGGAACAGTCGATATTTGTTACAATGACCCATTACAGCCAATCATTATTGCTCCTTCGGAGGAAAGTGATTTTAAAGAGGTTCAACTCTTGGCTGCTGTTAGGGCATCAAATTAA
- the ltrA gene encoding group II intron reverse transcriptase/maturase, whose product MVQKYNLPKSESELKNILDSLYSDTKDTIQNGNRPCFKGLLEIASSEATILTAIHKIKANKGSETAGVDDITMSDILKKDYRELIENIQKSFYNYKPSEVRRKYIDKPGKKEKRPLGIPTNFDKIIQECVKTIIEPILEAQFIDHSYGFRPWRNQHMATERIQQMVHKGYYWIIEGDISKFFDNVNHRILIGKLYSMGIKDQRVLMIIKAMLKAGIMGETKVNEIGTPQGGVISPLLANVYLHSLDQWITREWEEKKTRYSYKDKNKRLDALHLRSNQKPAYFVRYADDWVLITNSKENALKWKFRINKYLSSNLKLKLSDEKTLITDVRKKPIKFLGFNIKAVKGKSKRKYVTISYPDPDKLKSKVKDIYIASKKLKKFTEAPLLMHQINIVNQKIRGLIEYYETASHVNIALRKYANSLNTTSLYALKRWNSKRIPADETYNLPSVHGDYKTKIASINLFNHQVGITRLDFATWKKTKLKNPEETPYSPRGRELHIQRTGKKRALARADEVFSLHLSKLISLGLTGKLYTFEYFLNRTYAYNRDKGKCRVCGHVVTNFNVHTHHINPRLNPKVVNRVSNLATVHEQCHIHIHSNEELSHLGAKIYKKIKDFRDKLNN is encoded by the coding sequence GTGGTACAAAAATACAACTTACCTAAGTCTGAAAGTGAATTAAAAAATATTCTCGACTCTCTTTACAGTGATACGAAGGATACTATTCAAAATGGAAATAGGCCATGCTTTAAAGGTTTACTTGAAATTGCTTCTTCAGAAGCGACAATTCTTACAGCCATCCATAAAATCAAGGCAAATAAAGGTAGCGAAACAGCAGGCGTTGACGATATTACCATGTCAGACATACTGAAAAAGGATTATCGTGAGTTAATAGAAAACATACAAAAGTCCTTTTACAACTATAAACCCTCAGAGGTACGTAGGAAGTATATAGACAAACCCGGTAAGAAAGAAAAGCGTCCGTTGGGTATTCCCACTAACTTCGATAAGATTATTCAAGAATGTGTTAAAACGATAATTGAGCCTATCTTAGAAGCTCAATTCATTGACCATTCTTACGGATTCAGACCTTGGAGAAATCAACACATGGCTACGGAAAGAATTCAACAGATGGTCCACAAAGGTTACTACTGGATTATCGAAGGAGACATCTCCAAATTCTTTGATAATGTTAATCACAGAATTCTTATTGGTAAGCTCTATTCAATGGGTATCAAAGACCAAAGAGTTCTAATGATTATAAAAGCCATGTTGAAAGCTGGAATAATGGGGGAAACCAAGGTGAATGAAATTGGCACCCCTCAAGGTGGAGTTATATCTCCCCTTCTAGCAAATGTATATCTCCATAGTTTAGACCAATGGATAACCAGAGAATGGGAAGAAAAGAAAACCAGGTATAGCTATAAAGATAAAAATAAGAGGCTGGATGCTCTTCATTTGCGAAGTAATCAAAAACCAGCCTATTTTGTCAGATATGCTGACGACTGGGTTCTTATCACTAATAGTAAGGAAAACGCCCTGAAATGGAAATTTCGAATCAATAAATACCTTTCAAGTAATTTAAAGTTAAAGCTATCTGATGAAAAAACTCTAATAACTGATGTGCGTAAGAAGCCAATAAAGTTCTTAGGTTTCAACATCAAAGCTGTAAAGGGAAAATCAAAGAGAAAATATGTTACTATATCGTACCCGGATCCAGATAAACTCAAATCAAAGGTTAAGGATATATACATTGCTAGTAAGAAGCTAAAGAAATTCACCGAAGCCCCCTTACTTATGCACCAAATAAATATTGTTAATCAAAAGATTAGAGGTTTAATAGAATACTATGAAACTGCAAGTCATGTGAACATTGCTCTTAGAAAGTATGCTAACTCTCTCAACACTACTTCTTTGTATGCGCTAAAACGTTGGAACAGTAAAAGGATACCTGCTGATGAAACCTATAATCTCCCTTCAGTACATGGCGATTATAAAACGAAAATAGCTTCAATCAATCTATTTAATCATCAAGTAGGAATAACAAGACTTGATTTTGCTACATGGAAAAAGACCAAGTTAAAGAATCCGGAAGAAACACCATACAGTCCACGAGGTAGAGAATTACACATACAGAGAACGGGTAAAAAGCGTGCATTAGCAAGAGCCGATGAAGTGTTTTCATTACATCTCTCTAAACTAATATCACTAGGATTAACTGGAAAACTATACACTTTTGAATACTTTTTGAACAGGACATATGCCTACAATAGAGACAAAGGAAAATGTAGAGTGTGTGGACACGTAGTAACAAATTTTAATGTTCACACTCACCATATTAATCCTAGGCTAAACCCGAAAGTAGTAAACAGAGTGAGTAATCTAGCAACCGTTCATGAACAATGTCACATACACATCCATAGTAATGAAGAATTATCACACCTTGGTGCGAAGATTTATAAGAAAATAAAAGACTTTAGAGACAAGTTGAACAATTAA
- a CDS encoding ThiF family adenylyltransferase, with protein MKPIDLLKESSKDIIYPYIIQVGTGGTGSLMVQHIAQMLSTFNINGQYILADPDIIERKNLRNQLFLESEIGKSKAEVLANRYRTAYNIQIGSYTKGYVEDVQTLKSLFKTDYLNIGYTNYVLFLPVIIGCVDNNFTRKILHEFFQTSSQILYIDVGNDSVNVPHDYVNRPRNEWTKEEIDNYENTGWTGQAVCGLKLNRKTLLPPVAEVFPDILEDNDEIAPSQLSCSELLASDPQRSITNKMAAMSMGVLLNKFFESNTISKHKVFFHAEDGFMRAQ; from the coding sequence ATGAAACCCATTGATTTATTAAAAGAATCATCTAAGGATATTATTTATCCTTACATTATACAAGTGGGTACTGGGGGAACAGGGTCTTTAATGGTACAGCATATCGCCCAGATGTTATCTACATTTAATATTAATGGTCAATATATTCTGGCTGATCCAGACATTATCGAAAGAAAGAATTTGAGAAATCAATTATTCCTTGAATCTGAAATTGGTAAAAGTAAGGCTGAAGTATTAGCTAATCGATATCGAACGGCTTACAATATTCAAATTGGTTCCTATACCAAAGGGTATGTGGAAGATGTCCAAACATTGAAATCTCTTTTTAAAACAGATTATTTGAATATTGGCTATACTAATTATGTATTATTTTTACCTGTCATTATAGGATGTGTCGATAACAATTTTACTAGGAAAATCCTGCACGAATTCTTTCAAACTTCTTCTCAAATTTTATATATTGATGTTGGGAATGATAGTGTGAACGTACCTCATGATTATGTGAATCGACCAAGGAATGAATGGACTAAAGAAGAAATAGATAATTATGAGAATACCGGTTGGACAGGTCAAGCTGTTTGCGGGTTAAAACTTAACCGAAAAACGCTTCTTCCTCCTGTCGCAGAAGTATTTCCAGATATTTTAGAAGATAATGATGAAATAGCTCCATCTCAGCTTTCTTGTTCTGAATTGTTAGCTTCAGACCCTCAAAGAAGTATAACAAATAAAATGGCAGCTATGTCAATGGGAGTTTTGTTAAATAAGTTTTTTGAAAGTAATACAATTAGTAAGCATAAAGTCTTTTTTCATGCAGAGGATGGGTTTATGAGAGCTCAATAA
- a CDS encoding IS110 family transposase — translation MNTTITPFSYGNDTHNSHKGQRNFYQFYVGIDIGASFHVASCIPFDAFLDPKGIAWKRTKTMKFNSDSAGIAEFLNALRRIEKQFCLTKKDFLILLEPTGGHYSYLIQQVLLNEGYELFQVENRAVGEFRKNNLGISEKTDSMDAKVMAYMGWHKQLHPHMQGVTLIRPQSVLQSLFRTVMRDRWYLNVQLTRRKNQVQQLLKVTHPDLNKAFKSLSSTSVLKLVLEFPTGLHMKEATAEEIYNFLLKAGAKSVAKRAANILAKVMPNTIAVPAEHLVERQKWVIEEALRLEESIKLIDKEIHKLLWGDPDKGLDAHPYTEILMSLPFVSENIACTLIGVIGDVERFNTYKEFKKYLGVSSENKQSGTSVTGTRQTYSGVRDARRVLYQIALIILANGQKHPTVFKLYYDRKVSEGMNKKKAIGHLCGKIASLIYTVLK, via the coding sequence ATGAACACTACCATTACTCCATTTAGTTATGGAAATGACACGCATAACAGCCATAAAGGGCAGCGTAATTTTTATCAGTTTTATGTAGGTATTGATATTGGAGCGAGCTTTCACGTTGCATCCTGTATTCCATTTGATGCATTCTTAGATCCTAAAGGGATTGCTTGGAAAAGGACGAAGACAATGAAATTCAACTCCGATAGTGCTGGAATCGCTGAGTTTTTAAATGCTTTAAGAAGGATTGAAAAACAATTCTGTCTTACCAAAAAAGACTTTTTAATTCTTTTGGAACCAACAGGCGGACACTATTCTTATCTAATACAGCAAGTGTTATTAAATGAGGGTTATGAACTCTTTCAAGTTGAAAATAGAGCCGTTGGTGAGTTCCGTAAAAATAACTTAGGAATCTCTGAAAAAACTGATTCAATGGATGCCAAAGTAATGGCTTATATGGGGTGGCATAAGCAATTACATCCACATATGCAAGGTGTAACTCTTATTAGACCTCAATCAGTCCTTCAATCTTTATTTCGAACAGTAATGAGGGACAGATGGTATTTAAACGTCCAATTAACTCGACGTAAGAACCAGGTTCAACAGCTTTTAAAAGTCACTCATCCTGATTTAAATAAAGCTTTTAAGAGCCTATCTAGCACCTCTGTGTTGAAGTTAGTCTTAGAGTTCCCTACGGGACTTCATATGAAGGAAGCCACAGCAGAAGAGATATATAATTTTTTATTGAAAGCTGGTGCAAAAAGTGTGGCTAAACGAGCAGCTAACATATTAGCTAAAGTAATGCCTAACACTATTGCAGTTCCAGCTGAACATCTTGTCGAAAGACAAAAATGGGTTATAGAAGAAGCCCTACGTCTCGAAGAAAGCATCAAACTAATTGACAAAGAGATTCATAAACTTTTATGGGGTGACCCTGACAAAGGTTTAGATGCTCACCCATATACAGAAATCTTAATGTCCCTTCCTTTTGTGAGCGAAAACATCGCCTGTACACTGATTGGGGTCATAGGTGATGTTGAACGATTTAATACATATAAAGAGTTCAAGAAATATCTAGGTGTATCTTCGGAAAACAAGCAGTCAGGAACATCGGTAACTGGCACAAGACAGACATACAGCGGTGTTAGAGATGCCAGGAGAGTCCTTTATCAAATTGCTTTAATTATCCTAGCAAACGGGCAAAAACACCCTACCGTCTTCAAATTATACTATGACCGTAAGGTAAGTGAAGGAATGAACAAGAAAAAGGCAATTGGGCACTTATGCGGCAAAATAGCATCACTTATTTACACAGTCCTAAAAA
- a CDS encoding HEPN domain-containing protein — translation MDFKIKKKMKPNLLKELVELKKNRTSFNDFSVSYLLNVSIRYNLMHHILNDKELRKGKQSIYIAAGQYISSLVTCWETYFRDIFVYIVEQDPNKKTEITDFITEKGMSTQELENTQLNIGDYGSKQYNFQDLNDTCSALNFLLNDSKNRITEFIEDSLVDVGFASPNILLYWLQEKKDIPQELYTVLEQGFEIRHKVIHDANFIYKIEPHFISAFEDCIVIFPQLISILLAKKYNAKRPVYNKKNKYTRLTENPNHDEFNFIFSRKDFESDYQIVD, via the coding sequence ATGGACTTTAAAATTAAAAAGAAAATGAAGCCCAACTTGCTTAAAGAACTTGTTGAACTTAAAAAAAACCGAACTAGTTTTAACGATTTTTCAGTAAGTTATTTATTGAATGTAAGCATAAGGTATAATCTTATGCATCATATTTTAAATGACAAGGAATTAAGGAAAGGTAAACAGAGTATTTACATTGCAGCAGGGCAATATATATCATCTTTGGTCACATGTTGGGAGACCTACTTTAGAGATATATTTGTTTATATTGTGGAACAAGACCCAAATAAAAAAACGGAAATTACTGATTTTATCACTGAGAAGGGAATGTCTACACAAGAACTAGAAAATACTCAGTTAAACATAGGGGATTATGGAAGTAAACAATATAATTTTCAAGATTTAAATGACACTTGCAGCGCTCTAAACTTCTTATTAAATGATAGTAAAAATCGGATTACTGAATTTATAGAGGATTCGTTAGTGGATGTTGGTTTTGCAAGTCCTAACATCTTATTATATTGGTTACAAGAAAAAAAAGACATTCCTCAAGAGTTATATACTGTATTAGAGCAAGGTTTCGAAATAAGACATAAAGTAATACATGATGCCAATTTCATTTATAAGATTGAACCACATTTTATTAGTGCGTTTGAAGATTGTATCGTAATTTTCCCTCAATTAATTTCTATTTTGTTAGCTAAAAAATATAATGCTAAGAGACCAGTCTATAATAAGAAAAATAAATACACACGGTTAACTGAAAATCCTAATCATGATGAATTTAATTTTATTTTTAGCAGAAAGGATTTTGAGAGTGATTATCAAATTGTAGATTAA
- a CDS encoding single-stranded DNA-binding protein, giving the protein MGDINRCIVSGRLVKNPTLYYIERNNEQVAVCQFSIASDRGHRKNPNYIDIVVWREYGESCANHLVAGQEVTVDGKIVTRFRIDNGKNIKITELHAEEVKFGQKPKNESK; this is encoded by the coding sequence ATGGGTGATATCAATCGTTGTATTGTAAGCGGAAGGTTAGTTAAGAACCCAACCTTGTACTATATCGAAAGAAATAATGAACAGGTTGCAGTATGTCAATTCTCTATTGCATCTGACCGAGGACATAGGAAGAATCCCAATTATATAGATATCGTCGTTTGGCGAGAGTATGGAGAATCTTGTGCTAATCATTTGGTAGCTGGGCAAGAAGTAACTGTGGATGGAAAAATCGTAACTCGGTTTCGAATTGATAACGGTAAAAATATTAAAATAACTGAATTGCACGCGGAAGAGGTTAAATTTGGACAAAAGCCTAAAAATGAAAGTAAATAA
- a CDS encoding helix-turn-helix transcriptional regulator, with protein MKEKSITQHDFHKIFLLYELMENDYSGGQLLDKMNVKFPYKVNVPQYIYKALRSLKNEHEIAVAYVENKVHYFTITSKGKDRYYQYKKELVPKFKNMKQVIDCLVYTVTGGSYTSQRPEPPKALSKEDQRFFSSHLNVKDIIAYEILARGTNTPFITAHLLEDIESKYGWSSSKTWMYDVIHHFEENGYLVGKWDDPVLRTLRYYRVTDEGVSMFQSFSHQVRENVLHCQHFFSQVLDLLDSSKGDK; from the coding sequence ATGAAAGAAAAATCTATTACGCAGCACGATTTTCATAAAATCTTTTTATTATATGAACTGATGGAAAATGATTATAGTGGGGGGCAATTGCTGGACAAGATGAATGTTAAATTCCCTTACAAAGTGAATGTACCACAATATATATACAAGGCACTACGCTCCCTTAAAAATGAACATGAAATTGCTGTAGCTTATGTTGAAAATAAAGTTCATTACTTTACAATAACCTCAAAAGGAAAGGATCGATATTACCAATATAAGAAGGAGTTAGTGCCTAAGTTTAAGAATATGAAGCAAGTTATTGATTGTCTTGTTTATACAGTAACAGGTGGTTCTTATACTTCTCAACGGCCAGAACCACCAAAAGCATTATCAAAGGAAGACCAACGTTTTTTTAGTTCCCATCTCAATGTTAAAGATATAATTGCTTATGAGATTCTTGCAAGAGGAACAAACACACCATTTATAACAGCTCACCTCCTTGAAGACATTGAATCTAAATATGGATGGAGTTCAAGTAAAACTTGGATGTATGATGTGATTCATCATTTTGAAGAGAATGGATACCTTGTTGGAAAGTGGGATGATCCTGTATTACGAACTCTTCGATACTACCGAGTGACCGATGAAGGAGTTTCTATGTTTCAGTCGTTTTCTCACCAGGTAAGAGAGAATGTTTTACACTGCCAACATTTTTTCTCCCAAGTTTTAGATTTACTTGATTCATCGAAAGGAGATAAGTAA
- a CDS encoding ATP-binding cassette domain-containing protein codes for MKIDVKGLSKKIKKQEILSNVTLSISGVYGLLGPNGAGKTTLMKILASIESFNSGRIYSDDKVITEKNYVKRLDYIGYLPQEFMIYPDLTIYEVLEHISVLQGENKKSSRRALIYEAVEQVNLTEHLYKKMKNLSGGMRRRVGIAQILLRKPSILLFDEPTAGLDIEERIRFRNLLKRLGKRHTVLICSHIVEDIELLCNKIGVIKNGKVLFEGSPDELKEKALQCIFEIAVSHEELDEVISTKEVVFMNEEKDKVLVRIFSKELVGTPVSPRLMDGYLALLKENSHE; via the coding sequence TTGAAGATAGACGTAAAAGGGTTATCGAAAAAAATAAAAAAACAGGAAATATTATCAAATGTTACACTCTCAATTTCAGGAGTATACGGTTTATTAGGTCCAAACGGTGCTGGCAAGACAACGTTAATGAAAATTCTAGCTAGTATTGAGAGTTTTAACTCAGGGAGAATATACAGTGATGATAAAGTTATTACAGAAAAGAATTACGTGAAAAGATTAGACTATATTGGATACTTACCACAGGAATTCATGATATACCCAGATTTAACAATTTATGAAGTTCTTGAACACATTTCCGTTCTTCAAGGTGAAAATAAGAAAAGTTCACGTAGAGCCTTAATATATGAGGCGGTTGAACAAGTAAATTTAACGGAACATCTTTATAAAAAAATGAAGAATTTGTCTGGTGGGATGCGTAGAAGAGTAGGTATTGCACAAATTCTATTACGAAAGCCATCAATCTTGTTGTTTGACGAACCCACTGCAGGACTTGATATTGAAGAACGAATTCGTTTTAGAAACCTATTAAAACGCTTAGGTAAAAGACATACTGTATTAATTTGTTCACATATAGTAGAAGATATTGAACTTTTGTGTAATAAAATAGGAGTCATAAAGAATGGAAAAGTACTCTTTGAGGGAAGTCCTGATGAATTAAAGGAAAAGGCTCTACAGTGTATATTCGAAATAGCGGTTTCTCATGAAGAATTGGATGAAGTTATTTCAACTAAAGAAGTAGTATTTATGAATGAGGAAAAGGATAAGGTTTTGGTTAGAATATTCTCGAAAGAATTGGTAGGGACTCCTGTTAGTCCGAGATTAATGGATGGATATTTAGCACTACTTAAAGAGAATAGCCATGAATAA